The following are encoded together in the Neomonachus schauinslandi chromosome X, ASM220157v2, whole genome shotgun sequence genome:
- the SLC35A2 gene encoding UDP-galactose translocator isoform X2 produces MAAVGSGGSTAAAGPGAVSAGALEPGTANAGNVKHLALFLHEAVLVQYVDTLKLAVPSLIYTLQNNLQYVAISNLPAATFQVTYQLKILTTALFSVLMLNRSLSRLQWASLLLLFTGVAIVQAQQAGGGGPRPLDQNPGAGLAAVVASCLSSGFAGVYFEKILKGSSGSVWLRNLQLGLFGTALGLVGLWWAEGTAVARRGFFFGYTPAVWGVVLNQAFGGLLVAVVVKYADNILKGFATSLSIVLSTVASVRLFGFHVDPLFALGAGLVIGAVYLYSLPRGAAKAPASASASGPCPHQQPPGQPPPPKLSSHRGDLSTEPFLPKSVLVK; encoded by the exons ATGGCAGCGGTTGGGTCTGGCGGTTCCACCGCGGCGGCTGGGCCAGGGGCGGTCTCCGCGGGGGCGCTGGAGCCTGGAACCGCGAATGCGG GTAACGTGAAACACCTGGCGCTCTTCCTCCACGAGGCTGTCCTGGTGCAGTATGTGGACACACTCAAGCTCGCGGTGCCCTCTCTCATCTACACCTTGCAGAATAACCTCCAGTATGTTGCCATCTCCAACCTGCCGGCTGCCACTTTCCAG GTGACGTACCAGCTGAAGATCCTGACCACGGCGCTGTTCTCCGTGCTCATGCTGAACCGCAGCCTCTCCCGGCTGCAGTGGGCCTCCCTGCTGCTCCTCTTCACGGGCGTCGCCATCGTCCAGGCACAGCAAGCTGGCGGTGGGGGCCCTCGGCCACTGGATCAGAACCCCGGGGCAGGCCTAGCGGCCGTCGTGGCCTCATGTCTGTCCTCGGGCTTCGCGGGCGTCTACTTCGAGAAGATCCTCAAGGGCAGCTCAGGCTCTGTGTGGCTGCGCAACCTGCAGCTGGGCCTCTTCGGCACGGCGCTGGGCCTGGTGGGGCTCTGGTGGGCCGAGGGCACCGCTGTGGCCCGCCGCGGCTTCTTTTTCGGGTACACGCCAGCCGTCTGGGGCGTGGTGCTCAACCAGGCCTTTGGCGGGCTGCTGGTGGCTGTTGTCGTTAAGTACGCCGACAACATCCTCAAGGGCTTCGCCACCTCCCTGTCCATCGTGCTGTCCACTGTTGCCTCCGTCCGCCTCTTCGGCTTCCACGTGGACCCGTTGTTCGCCCTGGGTGCTGGGCTGGTCATCGGTGCCGTCTACCTCTACAGTCTGCCCCGAGGTGCCGCCAAAGCCCCTGCCTCCGCCTCCGCCTCGGGGCCCTGCCCTCACCAGCAGCCGCCGGGGCAGCCGCCGCCCCCGAAGCTGTCTTCCCATCGCGGAGACCTCAGCACGGAGCCCTTTCTGCCCAAGTCAGTGCTGGTGAA
- the SLC35A2 gene encoding UDP-galactose translocator isoform X1, with amino-acid sequence MAAVGSGGSTAAAGPGAVSAGALEPGTANAAHRRLKYISLAVLVVQNASLILSIRYARTLPGDRFFATTAVVMAEVLKGLTCLLLLFAQKRGNVKHLALFLHEAVLVQYVDTLKLAVPSLIYTLQNNLQYVAISNLPAATFQVTYQLKILTTALFSVLMLNRSLSRLQWASLLLLFTGVAIVQAQQAGGGGPRPLDQNPGAGLAAVVASCLSSGFAGVYFEKILKGSSGSVWLRNLQLGLFGTALGLVGLWWAEGTAVARRGFFFGYTPAVWGVVLNQAFGGLLVAVVVKYADNILKGFATSLSIVLSTVASVRLFGFHVDPLFALGAGLVIGAVYLYSLPRGAAKAPASASASGPCPHQQPPGQPPPPKLSSHRGDLSTEPFLPKLLTKVKGS; translated from the exons ATGGCAGCGGTTGGGTCTGGCGGTTCCACCGCGGCGGCTGGGCCAGGGGCGGTCTCCGCGGGGGCGCTGGAGCCTGGAACCGCGAATGCGG CTCACCGGCGCCTCAAATACATATCCCTAGCCGTGCTGGTGGTCCAGAATGCCTCCCTCATCCTCAGCATCCGCTACGCCCGCACACTGCCTGGGGACCGCTTCTTTGCCACCACTGCTGTGGTCATGGCCGAAGTGCTCAAAGGTCTCACCTGCCTGCTGCTGCTCTTCGCACAGAAGAGGG GTAACGTGAAACACCTGGCGCTCTTCCTCCACGAGGCTGTCCTGGTGCAGTATGTGGACACACTCAAGCTCGCGGTGCCCTCTCTCATCTACACCTTGCAGAATAACCTCCAGTATGTTGCCATCTCCAACCTGCCGGCTGCCACTTTCCAG GTGACGTACCAGCTGAAGATCCTGACCACGGCGCTGTTCTCCGTGCTCATGCTGAACCGCAGCCTCTCCCGGCTGCAGTGGGCCTCCCTGCTGCTCCTCTTCACGGGCGTCGCCATCGTCCAGGCACAGCAAGCTGGCGGTGGGGGCCCTCGGCCACTGGATCAGAACCCCGGGGCAGGCCTAGCGGCCGTCGTGGCCTCATGTCTGTCCTCGGGCTTCGCGGGCGTCTACTTCGAGAAGATCCTCAAGGGCAGCTCAGGCTCTGTGTGGCTGCGCAACCTGCAGCTGGGCCTCTTCGGCACGGCGCTGGGCCTGGTGGGGCTCTGGTGGGCCGAGGGCACCGCTGTGGCCCGCCGCGGCTTCTTTTTCGGGTACACGCCAGCCGTCTGGGGCGTGGTGCTCAACCAGGCCTTTGGCGGGCTGCTGGTGGCTGTTGTCGTTAAGTACGCCGACAACATCCTCAAGGGCTTCGCCACCTCCCTGTCCATCGTGCTGTCCACTGTTGCCTCCGTCCGCCTCTTCGGCTTCCACGTGGACCCGTTGTTCGCCCTGGGTGCTGGGCTGGTCATCGGTGCCGTCTACCTCTACAGTCTGCCCCGAGGTGCCGCCAAAGCCCCTGCCTCCGCCTCCGCCTCGGGGCCCTGCCCTCACCAGCAGCCGCCGGGGCAGCCGCCGCCCCCGAAGCTGTCTTCCCATCGCGGAGACCTCAGCACGGAGCCCTTTCTGCCCAA